A stretch of the Heliomicrobium undosum genome encodes the following:
- a CDS encoding lipid II:glycine glycyltransferase FemX, which produces MSGKTERGIPNLNVRELDIQDKERFNRFMAEHPKGHVLQSWEWGDVKSRTGWHPHRLMVEEAGTPVAAVSILKRRIPALGKHIFYAPRGPVIDPARPDAADRLLEGIEALARRENAVFLKIDPDVIDPAPAWTDYLRSRGFRLVDKGEGFEGVQPRFVFRLDISDDLDQVFARFHQKTRYNIRLAEKKGVVIDEDCGKEELPVFYKVLKETCERDNFLVRAYSYFEDMWDNLVPAGMAKLFIARYQGEVIAGTLAFILGDKAWYIYGASSNRHRNVMPNYLIQWKMICWAKANGCTLYDFRGVPGHVGEDHPLYGLVRFKRGFNGDYVGFIGEYDRVYQPFFYHFWNVAEPMYQNLVRKLLSRRKGS; this is translated from the coding sequence ATGAGCGGGAAAACAGAAAGGGGAATACCCAACTTGAACGTTCGCGAACTGGATATCCAGGATAAGGAGCGTTTCAACCGATTTATGGCGGAGCACCCGAAAGGTCATGTGCTCCAGTCCTGGGAGTGGGGCGATGTGAAGTCCCGCACCGGCTGGCATCCGCACCGGCTGATGGTGGAGGAAGCGGGGACGCCGGTGGCGGCCGTCTCCATCCTCAAGCGGCGCATCCCGGCGCTGGGCAAGCATATCTTTTACGCGCCCCGAGGTCCGGTTATCGATCCGGCGCGCCCCGACGCAGCCGATCGGTTGCTGGAAGGGATCGAGGCGCTGGCCCGGCGGGAGAACGCCGTTTTTTTGAAGATCGATCCCGATGTCATCGACCCGGCGCCGGCATGGACCGATTACCTCCGTTCGCGTGGCTTTCGCCTCGTCGACAAGGGCGAGGGTTTTGAGGGTGTCCAACCGCGCTTCGTCTTCCGCCTCGACATATCGGACGACCTGGACCAGGTCTTCGCGCGTTTTCATCAAAAAACGCGCTACAACATACGTCTGGCTGAGAAGAAGGGCGTCGTCATCGACGAGGACTGCGGCAAGGAGGAACTCCCCGTTTTTTACAAGGTCCTGAAGGAAACCTGCGAGCGGGACAACTTCCTCGTGCGCGCCTACTCCTACTTTGAGGACATGTGGGACAACCTGGTCCCTGCGGGGATGGCCAAGCTCTTCATCGCCCGCTATCAGGGGGAGGTCATCGCCGGAACGCTGGCCTTCATCCTCGGCGACAAGGCCTGGTACATTTACGGCGCCTCGTCGAACCGCCACCGCAACGTCATGCCCAACTACCTGATCCAGTGGAAAATGATCTGCTGGGCCAAGGCCAACGGCTGCACCCTCTACGATTTTCGCGGCGTCCCCGGTCATGTCGGCGAAGACCATCCCCTTTACGGCCTGGTCCGCTTCAAGCGCGGTTTCAACGGCGACTATGTGGGCTTTATCGGTGAATATGATCGGGTATACCAGCCCTTTTTCTATCACTTCTGGAACGTGGCCGAGCCCATGTACCAAAACCTCGTCCGCAAGCTTCTCTCCCGCCGGAAGGGATCGTAA